Proteins from a genomic interval of Siniperca chuatsi isolate FFG_IHB_CAS linkage group LG10, ASM2008510v1, whole genome shotgun sequence:
- the epha2b gene encoding ephrin type-A receptor 2 isoform X2, whose product MSCRELRSPLRAESQPSPGAEREEGQVFQMDFFRGVKPLLFSYVLINGILITLQTKEEVLLDMKATGGELGWLTWPVDQGDKPGWEVVQRTLNGSQFYTYSVCNVGEREQDNWLRTTFIQRRPSASRVFVELQFIVRDCNSFDGTSLTCKETFNLFTSESDADVGTTFRKGQFKKVATIAPDEITSKNELRINTETRVVENLSRKGFYLAFQDIGACVALLSVRVYYKSCPATVQSLASFPETVAGGENQALREVSGVCVNNAVSEELPRIYCTVDGEWVVPVGQCQCKPGYEEVKDACQECQPGFFKATASADKCEPCPANTQRLDSGALFCPCMDDFYRAPTDPPTGPCSGLPSAPRDLVATTTQLSAGKLLLSWSPPEDTGGRADITYSIDCQRCEGIVCQTCGEKIRYEPASAGLTDTKVSVSELDAHLNYTFTVEAHSGVSLFASQAAPRANRPPSTSALTTSLHYTDPPKITTMRLVERTTTSLSLSWDISPRPRVQPQPIRYELTYRKKDDNLDVTTYIVLILEKNFVQIHNLAPGTAYLFRVQALSSDGSPGGSSMEEQFETLPEELLTQNNTAVIFGAAVGGAAMLFIVVVVLFLRRRKRNSHTRQGPEDTYFSSSEQLKPLKTYVDPHTYEDPNTAIMKFATEIHPSHITKQKVIGAGEFGEVYRGILKVPGRKEVAVAIKTLKPGYTEKQRQDFLSEASIMGQFSHQNIIRLEGVVTKFKHAMIVTEYMENGALDRYLRDHDGEFASFQLVGMLRGIAAGMKYLSDMSYVHRDLAARNILVNNTLECKVSDFGLSRVLEDDPEGTYTTSGGKIPIRWTAPEAIAYRKFTSASDVWSFGIVMWEVMAFGERPYWDMSNHEVMKAINEAFRLPAPMDCPSTVYQLMLQCWLQDRSKRPRFGDIVSLLDKLLRSPDSLKTIADFDPRVSIRLPSTSGSDGSPFRSVSEWLESIKMSQYSENFNCAGVVTMDQVLQMKNEDIKNIGVRLPGHLKRIAYSILGLKDQTSTLSVFAV is encoded by the exons ATGAGCTGCAGAGAGTTGCGCTCACCTCTCAGAGCAGAGTCCCAGCCAAGCCCAGGAgcggagagagaggaaggacaaGTTTTCCAAATGGATTTCTTTCGTGGAGTCAAaccattattattttcatatgtACTCATTAACGGCatattaattacattacagaCTAAAGAAG AGGTGCTTTTGGATATGAAGGCAACAGGAGGTGAACTGGGCTGGTTGACATGGCCCGTAGATCAGGGAGACAAGCCCGGG TGGGAGGTCGTCCAGAGGACCCTGAACGGCTCTCAGTTCTATACCTACTCCGTCTGCAATGTTGGGGAACGTGAGCAGGACAACTGGCTGCGCACAACCTTCATCCAGCGGCGTCCATCGGCTTCGCGGGTTTTTGTTGAACTCCAGTTTATTGTACGCGACTGCAACTCTTTTGATGGCACCTCGCTGACCTGCAAGGAAACCTTCAACCTCTTCACGTCTGAGTCAGACGCAGACGTGGGCACTACCTTCCGCAAGGGCCAGTTTAAGAAAGTGGCCACCATAGCGCCTGACGAGATCACCAGCAAAAATGAACTGCGCATCAACACTGAGACGCGAGTGGTGGAGAACTTGTCTCGAAAAGGCTTCTACTTGGCTTTTCAAGACATCGGAGCCTGCGTcgctcttctctctgtcagggTCTACTACAAAAGTTGCCCAGCCACAGTGCAGAGCCTTGCGTCGTTCCCTGAGACTGTGGCCGGAGGTGAGAACCAGGCGCTGAGGGAAGTAAGCGGGGTGTGCGTGAATAACGCCGTCAGCGAGGAGTTGCCTCGCATCTACTGCACTGTGGATGGCGAGTGGGTGGTACCAGTTGGACAGTGCCAGTGCAAACCAGGCTATGAAGAAGTTAAAGACGCGTGTCAAG aATGTCAGCCTGGCTTCTTCAAAGCCACAGCATCCGCTGACAAGTGTGAGCCATGTCCTGCTAACACCCAGAGGCTGGATTCTGGGGCTTTGTTTTGTCCCTGCATGGATGACTTCTACCGGGCCCCAACTGACCCCCCTACTGGACCCTGCTCAG GCCTCCCCTCTGCCCCACGAGACCTTGTGGCCACCACCACCCAGCTCTCTGCAGGAAAACTCCTCCTCTCTTGGAGCCCGCCTGAAGACACCGGAGGTCGAGCCGACATCACCTACAGCATTGATTGCCAGCGCTGCGAGGGCATTGTGTGCCAGACCTGTGGAGAGAAAATTCGCTATGAGCCAGCCAGCGCGGGCCTGACTGACACCAAGGTTTCAGTGAGCGAGTTGGACGCTCACCTCAACTACACCTTCACAGTGGAGGCACATAGCGGTGTGTCGCTGTTCGCTAGTCAGGCAGCGCCCCGGGCTAATAGACCACCATCCACCAGTGCTCTGACTACATCTCTGCACTACACAG ATCCCCCCAAGATTACCACGATGCGACTGGTTGAGAGGACCACCACCAGCTTGTCCCTTTCCTGGGACATATCCCCCCGACCACGAGTCCAGCCACAGCCCATACGCTATGAACTTACCTACCGCAAGAAG GATGATAACCTGGATGTGACTACCTACATCGTGCTCATACTTGAGAAGAATTTTGTACAGATCCACAATCTGGCCCCGGGCACAGCCTACCTGTTCAGGGTGCAGGCCCTCAGCAGCGATGGTAGCCCTGGAGGCTCTAGCATGGAGGAACAGTTTGAGACCTTGCCTGAAG AACTCCTTACTCAAAATAACACAGCAGTCATCTTCGGCGCAGCAGTTGGAGGAGCGGCCATGTTGTTCATAGTCGTTGTGGTCCTGTTCCTACGCAGACG gaAAAGAAACTCACACACCAGACAAGGACCAGAGGACACCTACTTCTCCAGCTCAG aGCAACTGAAACCTCTGAAGACCTACGTAGATCCACATACATACGAGGACCCCAACACAGCCATCATGAAGTTTGCAACTGAAATCCACCCCAGCCACATAACCAAACAGAAAGTCATTGGAGCTG GGGAGTTCGGTGAGGTGTACCGCGGTATTCTGAAGGTGCCGGGGAGGAAAGAGGTGGCGGTGGCTATCAAGACGTTGAAGCCGGgctacacagagaaacagaggcaGGACTTTCTAAGTGAGGCCTCCATCATGGGACAGTTTTCCCACCAGAACATCATTCGACTGGAGGGTGTGGTCACCAAAT TCAAACATGCCATGATTGTGACTGAATACATGGAGAATGGAGCACTGGACAGGTACCTAAGG GACCACGATGGAGAGTTTGCCTCCTTTCAGCTGGTGGGCATGCTGCGTGGCATTGCTGCAGGCATGAAGTACCTCTCTGATATGAGCTACGTCCACCGCGACCTAGCTGCCCGCAACATCCTTGTCAACAACACCCTGGAGTGTAAAGTGTCAGACTTCGGCCTCTCCAGGGTGCTAGAGGACGACCCTGAGGGGACATACACAACAAGT GGAGGTAAGATCCCCATTCGCTGGACAGCTCCAGAGGCAATAGCATACAGGAAGTTCACCTCAGCTAGCGATGTGTGGAGTTTTGGCATCGTCATGTGGGAGGTCATGGCCTTTGGCGAAAGGCCTTACTGGGACATGAGTAACCATGAG GTGATGAAGGCTATCAATGAGGCTTTTAGACTGCCGGCGCCGATGGACTGTCCCTCAACCGTTTACCAGCTGATGCTGCAGTGCTGGCTCCAGGATCGCTCCAAGAGGCCGCGATTTGGAGACATCGTCAGCCTGCTGGACAAGCTGCTGCGGAGCCCAGACTCTCTGAAGACCATTGCAGACTTTGACCCACG CGTATCCATCCGTCTGCCCAGCACCAGCGGCTCGGACGGTTCCCCCTTCAGGTCGGTTTCTGAGTGGCTGGAGTCTATCAAGATGAGTCAGTACAGTGAGAACTTCAACTGCGCTGGGGTTGTCACCATGGATCAGGTCCTGCAGATGAAGAACGA AGATATTAAGAACATTGGGGTGAGGCTGCCTGGCCATTTGAAAAGAATTGCCTACAGCATCTTGGGTTTAAAGGACCAGACCAGCACCCTGAGCGTGTTTGCGGTGTGA
- the epha2b gene encoding ephrin type-A receptor 2 isoform X1: MSCRELRSPLRAESQPSPGAEREEGQVFQMDFFRGVKPLLFSYVLINGILITLQTKEEVLLDMKATGGELGWLTWPVDQGDKPGWEVVQRTLNGSQFYTYSVCNVGEREQDNWLRTTFIQRRPSASRVFVELQFIVRDCNSFDGTSLTCKETFNLFTSESDADVGTTFRKGQFKKVATIAPDEITSKNELRINTETRVVENLSRKGFYLAFQDIGACVALLSVRVYYKSCPATVQSLASFPETVAGGENQALREVSGVCVNNAVSEELPRIYCTVDGEWVVPVGQCQCKPGYEEVKDACQECQPGFFKATASADKCEPCPANTQRLDSGALFCPCMDDFYRAPTDPPTGPCSGLPSAPRDLVATTTQLSAGKLLLSWSPPEDTGGRADITYSIDCQRCEGIVCQTCGEKIRYEPASAGLTDTKVSVSELDAHLNYTFTVEAHSGVSLFASQAAPRANRPPSTSALTTSLHYTDPPKITTMRLVERTTTSLSLSWDISPRPRVQPQPIRYELTYRKKDDNLDVTTYIVLILEKNFVQIHNLAPGTAYLFRVQALSSDGSPGGSSMEEQFETLPEELLTQNNTAVIFGAAVGGAAMLFIVVVVLFLRRRKRNSHTRQGPEDTYFSSSEQLKPLKTYVDPHTYEDPNTAIMKFATEIHPSHITKQKVIGAGEFGEVYRGILKVPGRKEVAVAIKTLKPGYTEKQRQDFLSEASIMGQFSHQNIIRLEGVVTKCKDFFKHAMIVTEYMENGALDRYLRDHDGEFASFQLVGMLRGIAAGMKYLSDMSYVHRDLAARNILVNNTLECKVSDFGLSRVLEDDPEGTYTTSGGKIPIRWTAPEAIAYRKFTSASDVWSFGIVMWEVMAFGERPYWDMSNHEVMKAINEAFRLPAPMDCPSTVYQLMLQCWLQDRSKRPRFGDIVSLLDKLLRSPDSLKTIADFDPRVSIRLPSTSGSDGSPFRSVSEWLESIKMSQYSENFNCAGVVTMDQVLQMKNEDIKNIGVRLPGHLKRIAYSILGLKDQTSTLSVFAV; this comes from the exons ATGAGCTGCAGAGAGTTGCGCTCACCTCTCAGAGCAGAGTCCCAGCCAAGCCCAGGAgcggagagagaggaaggacaaGTTTTCCAAATGGATTTCTTTCGTGGAGTCAAaccattattattttcatatgtACTCATTAACGGCatattaattacattacagaCTAAAGAAG AGGTGCTTTTGGATATGAAGGCAACAGGAGGTGAACTGGGCTGGTTGACATGGCCCGTAGATCAGGGAGACAAGCCCGGG TGGGAGGTCGTCCAGAGGACCCTGAACGGCTCTCAGTTCTATACCTACTCCGTCTGCAATGTTGGGGAACGTGAGCAGGACAACTGGCTGCGCACAACCTTCATCCAGCGGCGTCCATCGGCTTCGCGGGTTTTTGTTGAACTCCAGTTTATTGTACGCGACTGCAACTCTTTTGATGGCACCTCGCTGACCTGCAAGGAAACCTTCAACCTCTTCACGTCTGAGTCAGACGCAGACGTGGGCACTACCTTCCGCAAGGGCCAGTTTAAGAAAGTGGCCACCATAGCGCCTGACGAGATCACCAGCAAAAATGAACTGCGCATCAACACTGAGACGCGAGTGGTGGAGAACTTGTCTCGAAAAGGCTTCTACTTGGCTTTTCAAGACATCGGAGCCTGCGTcgctcttctctctgtcagggTCTACTACAAAAGTTGCCCAGCCACAGTGCAGAGCCTTGCGTCGTTCCCTGAGACTGTGGCCGGAGGTGAGAACCAGGCGCTGAGGGAAGTAAGCGGGGTGTGCGTGAATAACGCCGTCAGCGAGGAGTTGCCTCGCATCTACTGCACTGTGGATGGCGAGTGGGTGGTACCAGTTGGACAGTGCCAGTGCAAACCAGGCTATGAAGAAGTTAAAGACGCGTGTCAAG aATGTCAGCCTGGCTTCTTCAAAGCCACAGCATCCGCTGACAAGTGTGAGCCATGTCCTGCTAACACCCAGAGGCTGGATTCTGGGGCTTTGTTTTGTCCCTGCATGGATGACTTCTACCGGGCCCCAACTGACCCCCCTACTGGACCCTGCTCAG GCCTCCCCTCTGCCCCACGAGACCTTGTGGCCACCACCACCCAGCTCTCTGCAGGAAAACTCCTCCTCTCTTGGAGCCCGCCTGAAGACACCGGAGGTCGAGCCGACATCACCTACAGCATTGATTGCCAGCGCTGCGAGGGCATTGTGTGCCAGACCTGTGGAGAGAAAATTCGCTATGAGCCAGCCAGCGCGGGCCTGACTGACACCAAGGTTTCAGTGAGCGAGTTGGACGCTCACCTCAACTACACCTTCACAGTGGAGGCACATAGCGGTGTGTCGCTGTTCGCTAGTCAGGCAGCGCCCCGGGCTAATAGACCACCATCCACCAGTGCTCTGACTACATCTCTGCACTACACAG ATCCCCCCAAGATTACCACGATGCGACTGGTTGAGAGGACCACCACCAGCTTGTCCCTTTCCTGGGACATATCCCCCCGACCACGAGTCCAGCCACAGCCCATACGCTATGAACTTACCTACCGCAAGAAG GATGATAACCTGGATGTGACTACCTACATCGTGCTCATACTTGAGAAGAATTTTGTACAGATCCACAATCTGGCCCCGGGCACAGCCTACCTGTTCAGGGTGCAGGCCCTCAGCAGCGATGGTAGCCCTGGAGGCTCTAGCATGGAGGAACAGTTTGAGACCTTGCCTGAAG AACTCCTTACTCAAAATAACACAGCAGTCATCTTCGGCGCAGCAGTTGGAGGAGCGGCCATGTTGTTCATAGTCGTTGTGGTCCTGTTCCTACGCAGACG gaAAAGAAACTCACACACCAGACAAGGACCAGAGGACACCTACTTCTCCAGCTCAG aGCAACTGAAACCTCTGAAGACCTACGTAGATCCACATACATACGAGGACCCCAACACAGCCATCATGAAGTTTGCAACTGAAATCCACCCCAGCCACATAACCAAACAGAAAGTCATTGGAGCTG GGGAGTTCGGTGAGGTGTACCGCGGTATTCTGAAGGTGCCGGGGAGGAAAGAGGTGGCGGTGGCTATCAAGACGTTGAAGCCGGgctacacagagaaacagaggcaGGACTTTCTAAGTGAGGCCTCCATCATGGGACAGTTTTCCCACCAGAACATCATTCGACTGGAGGGTGTGGTCACCAAATGTAAGGACTtct TCAAACATGCCATGATTGTGACTGAATACATGGAGAATGGAGCACTGGACAGGTACCTAAGG GACCACGATGGAGAGTTTGCCTCCTTTCAGCTGGTGGGCATGCTGCGTGGCATTGCTGCAGGCATGAAGTACCTCTCTGATATGAGCTACGTCCACCGCGACCTAGCTGCCCGCAACATCCTTGTCAACAACACCCTGGAGTGTAAAGTGTCAGACTTCGGCCTCTCCAGGGTGCTAGAGGACGACCCTGAGGGGACATACACAACAAGT GGAGGTAAGATCCCCATTCGCTGGACAGCTCCAGAGGCAATAGCATACAGGAAGTTCACCTCAGCTAGCGATGTGTGGAGTTTTGGCATCGTCATGTGGGAGGTCATGGCCTTTGGCGAAAGGCCTTACTGGGACATGAGTAACCATGAG GTGATGAAGGCTATCAATGAGGCTTTTAGACTGCCGGCGCCGATGGACTGTCCCTCAACCGTTTACCAGCTGATGCTGCAGTGCTGGCTCCAGGATCGCTCCAAGAGGCCGCGATTTGGAGACATCGTCAGCCTGCTGGACAAGCTGCTGCGGAGCCCAGACTCTCTGAAGACCATTGCAGACTTTGACCCACG CGTATCCATCCGTCTGCCCAGCACCAGCGGCTCGGACGGTTCCCCCTTCAGGTCGGTTTCTGAGTGGCTGGAGTCTATCAAGATGAGTCAGTACAGTGAGAACTTCAACTGCGCTGGGGTTGTCACCATGGATCAGGTCCTGCAGATGAAGAACGA AGATATTAAGAACATTGGGGTGAGGCTGCCTGGCCATTTGAAAAGAATTGCCTACAGCATCTTGGGTTTAAAGGACCAGACCAGCACCCTGAGCGTGTTTGCGGTGTGA